A region from the Micrococcus cohnii genome encodes:
- a CDS encoding ABC transporter ATP-binding protein, whose product MIQLRGVTKRHSAETVIGPVDLDLPAGGVTALVGPNGAGKSTLLTMMGRLQDADAGSISVGGRDITSTPSREIARTLSILRQENHFITRLTVRQLVGFGRYPYSKGRLTLEDERYVSEAIDFFGLTSLENRYLDQLSGGQRQRAYVAMVLAQNTEYLLLDEPLNNLDMQRSVQMMRQLRRAADEWGRTVVIVLHDINFAARYADRIVAMGDGRIIETGTPRQILRPDVLERIFHTPCSVVEGPDGPLAVYY is encoded by the coding sequence GTGATCCAGCTGCGGGGCGTGACCAAGCGCCACAGTGCCGAGACCGTCATCGGGCCGGTCGACCTCGACCTGCCGGCCGGGGGAGTGACCGCGCTCGTCGGACCCAACGGCGCCGGCAAGTCCACCCTGCTGACCATGATGGGCCGGCTGCAGGACGCGGACGCCGGCTCGATCAGCGTCGGCGGGCGGGACATCACCTCGACGCCCTCGCGTGAGATCGCCCGCACCCTGTCCATCCTGCGCCAGGAGAATCACTTCATCACGCGGCTGACGGTGCGCCAGCTCGTCGGCTTCGGGCGTTACCCGTACTCCAAGGGCCGGCTGACCCTCGAGGACGAGCGGTACGTCTCCGAAGCGATCGACTTCTTCGGTCTGACCTCGCTCGAGAACCGGTACCTCGACCAGCTCTCCGGTGGTCAGCGCCAGCGCGCCTACGTGGCGATGGTGCTCGCGCAGAACACGGAGTACCTGCTGCTCGACGAGCCCCTGAACAACCTGGACATGCAACGGTCGGTGCAGATGATGCGCCAGCTGCGCCGCGCCGCCGACGAATGGGGCCGCACCGTCGTGATCGTGCTGCACGACATCAACTTCGCGGCCCGCTACGCCGACCGCATCGTGGCCATGGGGGACGGGCGGATCATCGAGACCGGCACGCCCCGGCAGATCCTGCGCCCCGATGTGCTCGAGCGGATCTTCCACACGCCCTGCTCCGTGGTGGAGGGACCCGACGGGCCGCTGGCCGTGTACTACTGA
- a CDS encoding iron chelate uptake ABC transporter family permease subunit: MAEPTAAPARPGLAPAPDEHAREQAESSRRSGPFVTPAARRRHLVLVAALVLVCLASTAGILLWGNKAEPGSRGFWMIVQMRIGSIAVIGLVALCHAFATVTFHTVTNNRIITPSIMGFEALYIAVQTVAVFVLGAAGVSAVTGVGPFLAQAVFMVALATALYTWLLTRPYGSMHLLLLVGVVLGGGLAAISSFLQRLLDPNSFDVLSARLFGNISNASEELLPVAAPIVAITCTALLLSARRLNVVGLGADVSITLGLRHRRQMLVMLLLVSVLMSMTTALVGPMTFLGFLVATLAYAVTDTYDHRLVLPVAALMGYAVLSTAYFVLRHVFYAGGAVTVIIELVGGLVFLFVVMRKGRL; the protein is encoded by the coding sequence ATGGCTGAGCCCACCGCCGCCCCCGCGCGCCCGGGCCTCGCCCCGGCACCGGACGAGCACGCACGCGAGCAGGCCGAGTCGTCCCGCCGCTCCGGACCCTTCGTGACGCCCGCGGCCCGACGTCGCCACCTGGTGCTCGTCGCGGCCCTGGTGCTGGTGTGCCTGGCCTCGACCGCCGGCATCCTGCTGTGGGGGAACAAAGCCGAGCCCGGATCCCGCGGCTTCTGGATGATCGTGCAGATGCGCATCGGGTCGATCGCCGTGATCGGCCTGGTCGCGCTGTGCCACGCCTTCGCGACCGTCACCTTCCACACCGTGACGAACAACCGGATCATCACGCCCTCGATCATGGGCTTCGAAGCCCTGTACATCGCGGTGCAGACCGTGGCCGTGTTCGTGCTGGGCGCGGCGGGAGTCTCGGCGGTGACCGGCGTCGGCCCCTTCCTCGCGCAGGCCGTGTTCATGGTGGCCCTGGCCACCGCCCTGTACACGTGGCTGCTCACTCGGCCCTACGGCAGCATGCACCTGTTGCTGCTGGTGGGCGTGGTGCTCGGCGGCGGTCTGGCCGCGATCAGCTCCTTCCTGCAGCGCCTGCTCGACCCGAACTCGTTCGACGTGCTCAGCGCCCGCCTGTTCGGCAACATCTCCAACGCTTCCGAGGAACTGCTGCCGGTGGCCGCGCCGATCGTGGCGATCACGTGCACCGCGCTGCTGCTCTCGGCCCGACGGCTGAACGTGGTGGGCCTGGGCGCCGACGTGTCCATCACTCTGGGGCTGCGCCATCGGCGGCAGATGCTGGTGATGCTGCTGCTGGTCTCGGTGCTGATGTCCATGACCACCGCGCTCGTCGGGCCCATGACGTTCCTGGGCTTCTTGGTGGCGACCCTGGCCTACGCGGTGACCGACACCTATGACCACCGCCTCGTGTTGCCTGTGGCCGCGTTGATGGGCTATGCCGTGCTCAGCACCGCCTATTTCGTGCTGCGCCACGTCTTCTACGCCGGCGGCGCGGTCACCGTCATCATCGAGCTGGTCGGCGGGCTCGTGTTCCTGTTCGTCGTCATGAGAAAGGGGCGGCTGTGA
- a CDS encoding dicarboxylate/amino acid:cation symporter, with translation MITRPSSAAGTGADAPARPADDAPRSPWYTRFGPQIVLALIAGVLLGLLARALGHTEDTPVWLGETLAVIGSSYISLLRATVIPLVFFAVVASIANLAQVTNAARLAAKTLLWFALTSLASVLIGLAVGTLVRPGVGTGQQAPSGFEAREVGWWDFLESLIPANFLGLEVHSAAEAGAIESAPSFNVLQVLVISIAIGVAALKVGEKAEPFLSFSRSVLAIIQKVLWWIIRLAPIGTVGLLGNAVASYGWTTMGTLAKFVLAIYLGLALVMLLLYPLLARAHGLSVKQYFSGVWPAFQLGFVSRSSIGTLPVTQRVAERNFGVPTGYASFAVPLGSTTKMDGCAAIYPAVAAVFVAQFYGVEMSLAQYGLVVLVSVLGSAATAGTTGATVMLTLTLSTAGLPLEGMALLLAVDPIVDMGRTGVNVAGQALIPALVAKQEGILDQERYDAARLDIMADDEEMVLAR, from the coding sequence ATGATCACTCGACCCTCCTCCGCCGCCGGGACGGGCGCCGATGCGCCTGCCCGCCCCGCCGACGACGCCCCACGCTCCCCCTGGTACACGCGCTTCGGCCCGCAGATCGTGCTGGCCCTGATCGCCGGCGTCCTGCTGGGACTGCTGGCCCGAGCCCTCGGCCATACCGAGGACACCCCGGTGTGGCTCGGCGAGACGCTCGCGGTCATCGGCAGTTCGTACATCTCGCTGCTGCGGGCCACCGTCATCCCGCTCGTGTTCTTCGCGGTGGTCGCCTCGATCGCCAACCTCGCGCAGGTGACGAACGCCGCACGACTGGCCGCGAAGACCCTGCTGTGGTTCGCGCTCACCTCGCTGGCCTCGGTGCTCATCGGCCTGGCCGTCGGCACCCTCGTGCGGCCGGGCGTCGGCACCGGCCAGCAGGCACCCAGCGGGTTCGAGGCCCGCGAGGTCGGCTGGTGGGACTTCCTCGAGAGTCTGATCCCGGCCAACTTCCTCGGCCTCGAGGTCCACTCGGCCGCTGAGGCCGGCGCCATCGAGTCGGCGCCGAGCTTCAACGTGCTCCAGGTGCTCGTCATCTCCATCGCGATCGGCGTGGCCGCGCTGAAGGTCGGCGAGAAGGCCGAGCCCTTCCTCTCGTTCTCCCGCTCGGTGCTGGCGATCATCCAGAAGGTGCTGTGGTGGATCATCCGCCTCGCCCCGATCGGCACCGTCGGCCTGCTCGGCAACGCCGTCGCCTCCTACGGCTGGACGACGATGGGCACGCTCGCGAAGTTCGTCCTCGCGATCTACCTCGGGCTGGCCCTGGTGATGCTCCTGCTGTACCCGCTGCTGGCCCGCGCTCACGGCCTGAGCGTGAAGCAGTACTTCTCCGGCGTCTGGCCGGCGTTCCAGCTGGGCTTCGTCTCCCGGTCCTCCATCGGCACCCTGCCGGTCACGCAGCGCGTGGCCGAACGGAACTTCGGCGTGCCCACCGGCTATGCCTCCTTCGCCGTGCCCCTGGGCTCGACCACCAAGATGGACGGCTGCGCCGCGATCTACCCGGCCGTGGCGGCTGTGTTCGTCGCGCAGTTCTACGGCGTGGAGATGTCGCTGGCGCAGTACGGGCTCGTCGTGCTGGTCTCGGTGCTCGGTTCCGCGGCGACCGCCGGCACGACCGGTGCGACGGTCATGCTCACGCTCACCCTCTCCACCGCGGGACTGCCGCTGGAGGGCATGGCGCTGCTGCTGGCCGTCGACCCGATCGTAGACATGGGCCGCACGGGCGTGAACGTCGCCGGCCAGGCGCTGATCCCGGCGCTCGTGGCGAAGCAGGAGGGCATCCTGGACCAGGAGCGCTACGACGCCGCGCGCCTGGACATCATGGCCGACGACGAGGAGATGGTCCTGGCCCGCTGA
- the groES gene encoding co-chaperone GroES, whose translation MAVAIKPLEDRIVVRPLEAEQTTASGLVIPDTAKEKPQEAQVVAVGPGRVAENGTRMPVDVSEGDVVLYSKYGGTEVKVGGEEYLVLSARDVLAVVEK comes from the coding sequence ATGGCCGTTGCCATCAAGCCCCTTGAGGATCGCATCGTTGTCCGTCCGCTCGAGGCCGAGCAGACCACCGCCTCCGGCCTGGTCATCCCGGACACCGCCAAGGAGAAGCCGCAGGAGGCGCAGGTCGTGGCCGTGGGCCCGGGCCGCGTCGCCGAGAACGGCACCCGCATGCCGGTGGACGTCTCCGAAGGCGACGTCGTCCTCTACTCCAAGTACGGCGGCACCGAGGTGAAGGTCGGCGGCGAGGAGTACCTCGTCCTCTCGGCCCGCGACGTGCTGGCCGTCGTCGAGAAGTGA
- a CDS encoding BCCT family transporter, whose translation MSRRTSDTPKNDAPPGRDRDGAQATASSGQERPARRFLREVTYPHGIHPALVPGVCIEDQKVRYGVDKAILFPVGLAILAFVAWGMLQPKQVADSSGAALTWVMQNLGWLFTMLAAGLFILMLVLAFSRYGRIPLGLDDEKPEYSTMSWAAMLFAAGIGIGIIFFGPFEPLSYYLSPRPGAYDPASTEAVKGAMAQAAMHWGVNAWAIYGIVGLAVAYVSYRRGRVPLMSSILTPLFGGDHRSLHARVIDGLAIIATLFGTAASLGIGALQIGRGVQIVTGWDTPGNTLALVIITVLTIGTIVSAVSGVAKGIRWLSNINMVLAMCLALFFFVVGPTAFLINVIPAVIVEYVDQMAPMLSASMADGEDMQAFLSAWTTFYWAWWVSWAPFVGVFVAKISRGRTIRQFVLGVLLIPSTIIILAFTVLGGTTIWLQRRHGTIAPDGTAESMPAPPEIFYTVLEQLPGASVIAPVVIVMLAVFFITTADSASLVNSQLSQGGNPEPRRTVTAFWAVCMAGIAVVMLLTGGENALTGLQNLITITALPFAAIIVLMCIALLKELRNDPMAIRDQYERWALQKAVRRGIAEHGDDFTLSLEPTAHDSVNATGADFDSTDESVTDWYARTDENGNPIGYDYETGEYLEDPGTSEPADTSGR comes from the coding sequence ATGAGCAGACGCACCTCTGACACCCCGAAGAACGACGCTCCGCCCGGCCGCGACCGCGACGGCGCTCAGGCCACGGCGAGCTCCGGCCAGGAGCGGCCCGCCCGACGCTTCCTGCGCGAGGTCACCTATCCGCACGGCATTCACCCGGCACTCGTGCCGGGCGTCTGCATCGAGGACCAGAAGGTCCGCTACGGCGTGGACAAGGCCATCCTCTTCCCCGTGGGCCTGGCGATCCTCGCGTTCGTCGCGTGGGGCATGCTGCAGCCCAAGCAGGTGGCCGACTCCTCGGGCGCCGCGCTGACCTGGGTGATGCAGAACCTCGGCTGGCTGTTCACCATGCTCGCGGCCGGACTGTTCATCCTGATGCTGGTTCTGGCGTTCAGCCGGTACGGTCGCATCCCCCTGGGACTGGACGATGAGAAGCCCGAGTACTCCACGATGTCCTGGGCCGCCATGCTGTTCGCGGCCGGCATCGGCATCGGCATCATCTTCTTCGGCCCCTTCGAACCGCTGAGCTACTACCTCTCGCCGCGCCCCGGCGCCTATGACCCGGCCAGCACGGAGGCCGTGAAGGGCGCGATGGCACAGGCGGCCATGCACTGGGGCGTCAACGCGTGGGCGATCTACGGCATCGTCGGCCTGGCGGTCGCCTACGTCTCCTATCGGCGCGGACGCGTCCCGCTGATGAGCTCGATCCTCACCCCGCTGTTCGGCGGCGACCACCGCTCGCTGCACGCCCGTGTCATCGACGGCCTGGCCATCATCGCCACCCTGTTCGGCACCGCCGCCTCCCTGGGCATCGGCGCCCTGCAGATCGGCCGCGGCGTGCAGATCGTCACCGGCTGGGACACCCCGGGCAACACCCTCGCCCTGGTCATCATCACGGTGCTGACGATCGGCACGATCGTCTCGGCCGTCTCCGGTGTCGCCAAGGGCATCCGCTGGCTCTCGAACATCAACATGGTGCTGGCGATGTGCCTGGCCCTGTTCTTCTTCGTCGTGGGCCCCACGGCGTTTTTGATCAACGTGATCCCCGCGGTGATCGTCGAGTACGTCGACCAGATGGCGCCCATGCTCTCGGCCTCGATGGCCGACGGGGAGGACATGCAGGCCTTCCTCTCGGCCTGGACCACGTTCTACTGGGCCTGGTGGGTCAGCTGGGCGCCGTTCGTCGGCGTGTTCGTCGCCAAGATCTCCCGCGGGCGCACCATCCGCCAGTTCGTGCTCGGCGTGCTGCTGATCCCCTCGACGATCATCATCCTGGCGTTCACGGTCCTGGGCGGAACCACCATCTGGCTGCAGCGCCGGCACGGCACGATCGCCCCCGACGGCACCGCCGAGTCGATGCCCGCTCCGCCGGAGATCTTCTACACGGTGCTCGAGCAGCTGCCCGGTGCGTCGGTGATCGCCCCGGTCGTGATCGTGATGCTCGCGGTCTTCTTCATCACCACCGCGGACTCTGCTTCGCTGGTGAACTCGCAGCTGTCCCAGGGCGGCAACCCCGAGCCGCGGCGCACCGTCACCGCGTTCTGGGCGGTGTGCATGGCGGGCATCGCGGTGGTCATGCTGCTCACCGGCGGTGAGAACGCGCTGACGGGCCTGCAGAACCTCATCACCATCACGGCGCTGCCGTTCGCCGCGATCATCGTGCTGATGTGCATCGCCCTGCTCAAGGAGCTGCGCAACGATCCGATGGCGATCCGTGACCAGTACGAGCGCTGGGCGCTGCAGAAGGCGGTCCGCCGCGGCATCGCCGAGCACGGTGACGACTTCACACTGTCGCTCGAGCCCACGGCGCACGACAGCGTGAACGCCACCGGGGCCGACTTCGACTCCACCGACGAGAGCGTCACCGACTGGTACGCGCGCACCGATGAGAACGGGAATCCGATCGGGTACGACTACGAGACCGGCGAGTACCTCGAGGACCCCGGGACGAGCGAGCCGGCCGACACGTCAGGACGCTGA
- a CDS encoding ABC transporter permease, with translation MRPERTRWQRTWPLLIGAAVTLALAVASLFVGVYDVAGAADGWEMFAITRIPRTVALVLAGAVMALSGLIMQLMTQNRFVEPTTTGTTEWAGLGLLTTMILFPGATLVGRMVGAVLFAFIGTLVFFLFLRRVRLQSSLIVPIVGIMLGAVVGSASTFLALETNMLQQLGTWFAGSFTGVVRGRYELLFLVLVVGVLAFLIADRFTVAGLGKDIATSVGLNYTAVVFTGVAMVSLATGVVTVVIGALPFLGLVVPNIVSMIRGDNLRTNLPWVCMAGVWVVIVCDLIGRTIIAPFEVPISLILGVVGAAAFLALLLRRAKHG, from the coding sequence CTGCGCCCTGAGCGCACCCGGTGGCAGCGCACCTGGCCCCTGCTGATCGGCGCCGCGGTCACCCTCGCGCTCGCCGTCGCGTCCCTGTTCGTGGGCGTGTACGACGTCGCCGGTGCCGCCGACGGCTGGGAGATGTTCGCGATCACGCGCATCCCCCGTACGGTCGCGCTCGTGCTCGCCGGCGCCGTGATGGCCCTGTCCGGCCTGATCATGCAGCTGATGACGCAGAACCGGTTCGTCGAGCCCACCACGACGGGCACCACCGAGTGGGCCGGCCTCGGCCTGCTCACGACGATGATCCTGTTCCCGGGCGCCACTCTCGTCGGACGCATGGTCGGTGCGGTGCTCTTCGCGTTCATCGGCACGCTCGTCTTCTTCCTCTTCCTGCGCCGGGTGCGCCTGCAGTCCTCGCTGATCGTGCCGATCGTCGGCATCATGCTCGGCGCCGTCGTCGGCTCGGCCTCGACGTTCCTCGCGCTCGAGACGAACATGCTCCAGCAGCTGGGCACGTGGTTCGCCGGCTCCTTCACGGGGGTTGTGCGCGGCCGCTACGAGCTGCTCTTCCTCGTGCTGGTCGTCGGCGTGCTCGCCTTCCTGATCGCCGACCGGTTCACGGTGGCCGGGCTCGGCAAAGACATCGCCACCTCGGTGGGCCTGAACTACACCGCGGTCGTGTTCACCGGCGTCGCGATGGTCTCATTGGCCACCGGCGTCGTCACCGTGGTCATCGGCGCCCTGCCGTTCCTCGGCCTGGTGGTGCCGAACATCGTCTCGATGATCCGCGGCGACAACCTGCGCACCAACCTGCCCTGGGTCTGCATGGCCGGCGTCTGGGTCGTCATCGTCTGCGACCTGATCGGACGCACGATCATCGCGCCCTTCGAAGTGCCGATCTCCCTGATCCTCGGCGTCGTCGGCGCCGCCGCGTTCCTCGCCCTGCTGCTGCGGAGGGCCAAGCATGGCTGA
- a CDS encoding class I SAM-dependent methyltransferase produces MPRDTADRPSAAASRRDATELAPVLEPAGLALLDSLGRDDEDRAVADPLALSGRLRAAGHEPGLVAAVLTQLALRHRARSKLGEAAGAMLLTRDGVEQATRRVVAVQHARRLVAAGVRHVADLGCGIGADALAFADAGLEVTAVERDPVVAAAAAHNLADRPGVRVVTGDAVAWAREHADEVDALWFDPARRQIGGPGAGVRGSSRVFDPEAFSPPLSVVTGLAEAGRPVAVKLGPGLPHEHVPTGAEACWTSVGGDVTEVALYLGSLARADVRRAAHVLPAAATAEGARELISAAAAGASPELAAVGQAGLDELPGAVLYEPDGAIVRAGLVTDLAGWWSDQHGVRVRLLDEHLAYLIAEEALPAPAESQDPAGAPGGRDPAVPLAHGFRVEAVHPLDVKVLRRWARERALTRLDVKKRGVDVTPEKLRAQLLPKPGKTRGAGRAGAHATLVLARVGERRVALEVTPLGGV; encoded by the coding sequence ATGCCGCGCGACACCGCCGACCGCCCCTCCGCCGCCGCGTCACGCCGCGACGCCACCGAGCTGGCCCCCGTGCTCGAGCCCGCCGGGCTTGCCCTGCTCGACTCGCTCGGCCGTGACGACGAAGACCGGGCCGTCGCGGACCCCCTGGCCCTGTCCGGGCGGCTGCGCGCAGCCGGACACGAGCCGGGGCTCGTCGCCGCCGTGCTGACCCAGTTGGCTCTGCGCCACCGCGCCCGCTCGAAGCTCGGCGAGGCGGCCGGCGCGATGCTGCTCACCCGCGACGGCGTCGAGCAGGCCACCCGCCGCGTCGTGGCCGTCCAGCATGCCCGTCGTCTGGTGGCCGCGGGAGTGCGGCACGTCGCCGACCTGGGCTGCGGCATCGGCGCCGACGCCCTGGCGTTCGCCGACGCGGGGCTTGAGGTGACCGCCGTCGAACGCGATCCCGTTGTGGCCGCGGCCGCCGCCCACAACCTCGCCGACCGTCCCGGCGTGCGTGTCGTGACCGGCGATGCTGTGGCCTGGGCGCGCGAGCATGCCGACGAGGTCGACGCCCTCTGGTTCGATCCCGCCCGCCGGCAGATCGGCGGGCCTGGTGCGGGGGTGCGCGGCTCCTCCCGTGTGTTCGATCCCGAGGCCTTCTCCCCGCCGCTGTCCGTCGTGACGGGTCTGGCCGAGGCCGGCCGCCCCGTCGCGGTGAAGCTCGGCCCCGGACTGCCGCACGAGCACGTCCCGACGGGGGCGGAAGCGTGCTGGACCTCGGTCGGCGGGGACGTCACGGAGGTCGCCCTGTACCTGGGCTCGCTGGCCCGTGCCGACGTGCGTCGCGCGGCGCATGTGCTGCCCGCCGCCGCAACGGCGGAGGGAGCGCGCGAGCTCATCAGCGCCGCTGCGGCCGGGGCGTCGCCGGAACTGGCCGCCGTGGGCCAGGCCGGCCTCGACGAGCTGCCCGGGGCCGTGCTCTACGAACCCGACGGGGCCATCGTGCGGGCCGGGCTCGTCACGGACCTGGCGGGGTGGTGGTCCGATCAGCACGGCGTGCGCGTGCGCCTGCTCGATGAGCACCTGGCGTATCTGATCGCCGAGGAGGCCCTCCCGGCGCCCGCCGAGTCCCAGGACCCGGCCGGGGCGCCGGGCGGCAGGGACCCGGCCGTCCCGCTCGCGCACGGCTTCCGGGTCGAGGCGGTGCACCCGCTCGACGTCAAGGTCCTGCGCCGGTGGGCGCGCGAGCGGGCGCTCACGCGCCTCGACGTGAAGAAGCGCGGCGTCGATGTGACCCCGGAGAAGCTGCGCGCGCAGCTGCTGCCGAAGCCGGGGAAGACGCGCGGGGCCGGCCGGGCGGGAGCGCACGCCACGCTCGTGCTGGCCCGGGTGGGCGAGCGCCGCGTGGCGCTCGAGGTCACGCCCCTCGGCGGTGTGTGA
- the groL gene encoding chaperonin GroEL (60 kDa chaperone family; promotes refolding of misfolded polypeptides especially under stressful conditions; forms two stacked rings of heptamers to form a barrel-shaped 14mer; ends can be capped by GroES; misfolded proteins enter the barrel where they are refolded when GroES binds): protein MAKQLTFNDDARRALQAGIDKLADTVKVTLGPKGRNVVLDKAWGAPTITNDGVTIARDVELDDPYENMGAQLAKEVATKTNDIAGDGTTTATVLAQALVNEGMRQVAAGAAPNEIKKGIETAVAAVERRLQENARDVEGAEVAHVAAISAQNDEVGELLARAFDTVGTDGVITIEESSTTSTELDVTEGMQFDKGFLSPYMVTDAERQEAVLEDAHVLLNSGKISNVQELLPLLEKVLQSNKPLFIVAEDIEGEALSTLVVNKLRGTLNVVAVKAPGFGDRRKAMMQDLAILTGAQVVSPDLGMKLEQADLDVLGTARRVTVTKDSTTVVDGGGKAEDVDARVAQIKAEAAATDSDWDREKLQERLAKLAGGIGVIRVGAATEVELKERKHRIEDAVSSTRAALEEGIVAGGGTALINALSVLDEDADVTALTGDAVVGVEIVRKALKQPLRWIAQNAGEDGFVVVSRVAEMEPNHGFNAKTGVYGDLLSDGVIDPVKVTRSALANAASIAALVLTTETLVADKPEEDEDEHQH, encoded by the coding sequence ATGGCCAAGCAGCTGACGTTCAACGACGACGCCCGCCGCGCCCTGCAGGCCGGCATCGACAAGCTCGCGGACACCGTCAAGGTGACCCTCGGCCCCAAGGGCCGCAATGTCGTGCTGGACAAGGCGTGGGGCGCGCCCACCATCACCAACGACGGCGTGACCATCGCCCGCGACGTCGAGCTGGACGACCCCTACGAGAACATGGGCGCCCAGCTCGCCAAGGAGGTCGCGACCAAGACCAACGACATCGCCGGTGACGGCACCACCACCGCGACCGTGCTGGCCCAGGCCCTCGTGAACGAGGGCATGCGCCAGGTGGCCGCAGGCGCCGCCCCGAACGAGATCAAGAAGGGCATCGAGACGGCCGTGGCCGCCGTCGAGCGCCGCCTGCAGGAGAACGCCCGCGACGTCGAGGGCGCGGAGGTCGCCCACGTGGCCGCGATCTCCGCCCAGAACGACGAGGTCGGCGAGCTGCTGGCCCGCGCGTTCGACACGGTCGGCACCGACGGCGTCATCACGATCGAGGAGTCCTCGACCACCTCGACCGAGCTGGACGTCACCGAGGGCATGCAGTTCGACAAGGGCTTTCTCTCGCCCTACATGGTCACTGACGCCGAGCGTCAGGAGGCCGTGCTGGAGGACGCCCACGTGCTGCTGAACTCCGGCAAGATCTCCAACGTGCAGGAGCTGCTGCCCCTGCTCGAGAAGGTCCTGCAGTCCAACAAGCCGCTGTTCATCGTGGCCGAGGACATCGAGGGCGAGGCCCTGTCCACCCTCGTGGTGAACAAGCTGCGCGGCACCCTGAACGTGGTGGCCGTCAAGGCCCCGGGCTTCGGCGACCGCCGCAAGGCCATGATGCAGGACCTGGCGATCCTCACCGGTGCGCAGGTCGTCTCCCCGGACCTGGGCATGAAGCTCGAGCAGGCCGATCTCGACGTGCTGGGCACCGCCCGCCGCGTCACCGTCACGAAGGACTCGACCACCGTCGTCGACGGCGGCGGCAAGGCCGAGGACGTCGACGCCCGCGTCGCGCAGATCAAGGCCGAGGCGGCCGCCACCGACTCCGACTGGGACCGGGAGAAGCTCCAGGAGCGCCTGGCCAAGCTCGCCGGCGGCATCGGCGTGATCCGCGTGGGCGCTGCGACCGAGGTCGAGCTCAAGGAGCGCAAGCACCGGATCGAGGACGCCGTGTCCTCGACCCGTGCCGCGCTCGAGGAGGGCATCGTCGCCGGCGGCGGCACCGCCCTGATCAACGCCCTGTCCGTGCTGGACGAGGACGCCGACGTCACGGCCCTGACCGGTGACGCCGTCGTGGGCGTGGAGATCGTGCGCAAGGCCCTCAAGCAGCCGCTGCGCTGGATCGCCCAGAACGCCGGTGAGGACGGCTTCGTCGTCGTCTCGCGTGTGGCCGAGATGGAGCCGAACCACGGCTTCAACGCCAAGACTGGCGTGTACGGCGATCTGCTGTCCGACGGTGTGATCGACCCGGTCAAGGTGACGCGTTCGGCCCTGGCCAACGCGGCCTCGATCGCCGCGCTCGTGCTCACCACCGAGACCCTCGTGGCCGATAAGCCCGAGGAGGACGAGGACGAGCACCAGCACTGA
- a CDS encoding siderophore ABC transporter substrate-binding protein yields MALRSRATRAASLSVASLLLLTACGTGASSDGGDSPASGSGSADGGVAVGAEVTDMSGATVQIPEEVDSVIATDNRSFRTLDEWGVELSAAPKQIMYEGEGEVSYVKDEKVTDIGNHKEPDMEAFVTAEPDVVINGQRFAERKGEIDELTGDAAIVDTDFKPEDKRVDKGLKELTTLLGEATGHEDEAKQLNTELDDSIARAKEAYNGEDTVMGLMVTGGNTTYVAPGNGRSIGPLFDILDLKPAIDQQGSNDHQGDDISVEAIAKANPDWLIVMDRDAAIGEDSASADEVIEKSEALQDVTAVKKGQIVYLPDDFYVAEDIQNHTKLFNDLADAFEGAQ; encoded by the coding sequence ATGGCACTTCGCTCCCGCGCCACCCGCGCCGCGTCCCTGTCCGTCGCCTCACTGCTGCTGCTCACCGCGTGCGGGACCGGGGCATCCTCGGACGGCGGCGACTCCCCGGCCTCCGGCTCCGGCAGCGCTGACGGCGGCGTCGCCGTGGGCGCTGAGGTCACCGACATGTCCGGGGCGACCGTGCAGATCCCCGAGGAGGTCGACTCGGTCATCGCGACCGACAACCGCTCCTTCCGCACCCTCGACGAGTGGGGCGTCGAGCTCTCCGCGGCCCCCAAGCAGATCATGTACGAGGGCGAGGGGGAGGTCTCCTACGTCAAGGACGAGAAGGTCACCGACATCGGCAACCACAAGGAGCCGGACATGGAGGCCTTCGTGACCGCCGAGCCGGATGTGGTCATCAACGGCCAGCGCTTCGCCGAGCGCAAGGGCGAGATTGACGAGCTGACCGGCGACGCCGCGATCGTCGACACGGACTTCAAGCCCGAGGACAAGCGCGTCGACAAGGGGCTCAAGGAGCTCACGACGCTGCTGGGCGAGGCCACCGGCCACGAGGACGAGGCGAAGCAGCTCAATACGGAGCTCGACGACTCGATCGCCCGGGCCAAGGAGGCCTACAACGGCGAGGACACCGTCATGGGCCTGATGGTCACCGGCGGCAACACCACCTACGTCGCTCCCGGCAACGGCCGCTCGATCGGTCCGCTGTTCGACATCCTGGACCTGAAGCCGGCCATCGACCAGCAGGGCTCCAACGACCACCAGGGCGACGACATCTCCGTGGAGGCCATCGCCAAGGCGAACCCGGACTGGCTGATCGTCATGGACCGCGACGCAGCGATCGGCGAGGACTCCGCCTCCGCCGACGAAGTCATCGAGAAGTCCGAGGCGCTGCAGGACGTCACCGCCGTCAAGAAGGGCCAGATCGTCTACCTGCCCGACGACTTCTACGTGGCCGAGGACATCCAGAACCACACGAAGCTCTTCAACGACCTGGCCGATGCATTCGAAGGAGCCCAGTGA